A genome region from Tenrec ecaudatus isolate mTenEca1 chromosome 13, mTenEca1.hap1, whole genome shotgun sequence includes the following:
- the LOC142424514 gene encoding small ribosomal subunit protein uS10, which yields MAFKDTGKTPVEPEVAIHRIRITLTSRNVKSLEKVCADLIRGAKEKNLKVKGPVRMPTKTLRITTRKTPCGEGSKTWDRFQMRIHKRLIDLHSPSEIVKQITSISIEPGVEVEVTIADA from the coding sequence ATGGCATTTAAGGACACCGGAAAGACACCTGTGGAACCAGAGGTGGCCATTCACCGAATTAGAATTACTCTGACCAGCCGCAACGTGAAATCCTTGGAGAAAGTGTGTGCTGACTTGATCAGAGGGGCtaaggagaaaaacctgaaagTGAAGGGACCAGTTAGGATGCCTACCAAGACTCTGAGAATTACGACCAGGAAAACTCCCTGTGGGGAAGGTTCTAAGACCTGGGATCGATTCCAGATGAGGATCCACAAGCGTCTCATTGACTTGCACAGTCCGTCTGAGATAGTGAAGCAGATCACTTCCATCAGTATTGAGCCTGGAGTAGAGGTTGAAGTCACCATTGCAGATGCTTAA